One segment of Variovorax sp. PAMC28562 DNA contains the following:
- a CDS encoding CHASE2 domain-containing protein, with translation MVVIALLAPLLAYLAIHHGNFATVDAIVYDQALKARPITPGGDVVIVAIDDASLATLGRWPWSRAVHASFLEKIAAGSPQAVLMDVFMTEPSVDPADDVALVGAMRKVPVYLPLLFSLGYDANEGAAPSASPMFARPIAALAEASAGLGHVDVGADTDGLVRRLFLLEGPAAGVQPYLVGLLPGVPKTDGTSLSALDPKSKSSGWQLRGPLMLSFAGAAGSYRTLSYIDVVNGKVPQDFWRGKTVFVGASAAGLGDQMPVPNAGAAGAMPGVEIHANAFDTLRQDASPLLLDDAPAPWRWAWISLPCWALLACLARSRHSTLLLLGSAGAVVILCVSAFAAGRLWLPPVAPLLALFTAYLLWTWRESARLWRYFEQRLRQVDRASALSLELIAVGDIRSAEAPTALLRRAEALDNIMVRLRTLEGLLRNTVARLDVAVLVCRVDGDIVLANHAARSLLGLGTNALGSDAALVGRKLLSVIAGHSVPLGGGWMTRPDMTQPTETLSGAVMMTPAGRVFRLDIVTVDIAQPSGAEGWLAVLHELTEEYRRREQHDQWLGFLSHDLRSPQTTILSMLTLEEARRAIDVDLDPSAPALRSRIRAEAERTIRLADDLIDLTTAQSGRYRYAPVELGNLLLDAMDQVYAQAQLRGVTLTERFREGQCFVLADGSLLTRAVVNLLGNAIRHSRQGQSVTMCLEFDADKREAVCTVVDEGDGMDESQRRSLFANEALASPSAGVLPAAPEIVRRRGIGLLIVQAVIRQHRGWLEVDSAPGLGSTFWFGLPIADTADIAVDDDEEEEDDHRDGQDQKRKKVDIA, from the coding sequence ATGGTCGTCATCGCGCTGCTCGCGCCTTTACTGGCCTATCTGGCGATTCATCACGGCAACTTTGCGACAGTCGACGCCATCGTCTACGACCAGGCACTCAAGGCGCGTCCAATTACACCCGGTGGTGATGTCGTCATCGTCGCCATCGATGATGCGAGCCTGGCCACGCTGGGTCGCTGGCCCTGGTCGCGCGCTGTGCATGCGTCGTTTCTGGAAAAGATTGCCGCCGGTAGCCCGCAGGCCGTACTGATGGATGTCTTTATGACTGAGCCATCCGTCGACCCGGCCGACGATGTCGCGCTGGTCGGCGCCATGCGCAAAGTGCCGGTATACCTGCCCCTGCTCTTCAGCTTGGGCTACGACGCAAACGAGGGCGCCGCCCCATCCGCGAGCCCAATGTTCGCAAGGCCGATTGCCGCGCTCGCGGAAGCATCCGCGGGTCTGGGTCACGTCGACGTCGGTGCCGACACCGACGGCTTGGTCAGGCGGCTCTTTCTGCTGGAGGGACCCGCTGCGGGAGTGCAGCCTTATCTCGTAGGCTTGTTGCCGGGGGTGCCCAAAACCGACGGTACATCGCTGTCGGCGCTGGACCCCAAAAGCAAGAGCAGCGGCTGGCAGTTGCGTGGCCCCTTGATGCTCTCATTTGCCGGTGCTGCCGGCAGTTATCGGACACTCTCGTACATCGACGTGGTCAACGGCAAAGTCCCTCAAGACTTCTGGCGCGGCAAGACGGTGTTCGTGGGCGCGTCGGCCGCAGGGTTAGGCGACCAGATGCCTGTGCCGAACGCAGGTGCTGCCGGTGCAATGCCCGGCGTGGAAATCCACGCCAATGCTTTCGACACGCTCAGACAGGACGCAAGTCCGTTGTTGCTCGACGACGCGCCGGCACCGTGGCGATGGGCTTGGATTTCGTTGCCCTGCTGGGCGCTTCTTGCGTGTCTCGCGCGATCGCGGCACAGCACGTTGCTGCTGCTGGGCAGTGCCGGTGCCGTCGTCATCTTGTGTGTGAGTGCGTTTGCCGCAGGCCGTCTGTGGCTTCCGCCGGTGGCGCCGCTTCTGGCGTTGTTCACCGCCTACCTGCTCTGGACATGGCGTGAATCGGCGCGGCTCTGGCGCTACTTCGAGCAGCGGCTCCGGCAGGTCGATCGCGCATCGGCGCTGTCGCTTGAATTGATTGCAGTAGGCGATATCCGCAGCGCTGAAGCGCCGACCGCGTTGCTGCGGCGCGCAGAGGCGCTGGACAACATCATGGTGCGCTTGCGTACGCTCGAAGGGCTGCTGCGAAACACCGTCGCCCGTCTGGACGTCGCCGTGCTCGTGTGCCGCGTCGATGGCGACATCGTCCTTGCCAACCATGCTGCGAGGTCGCTGTTGGGTCTGGGCACCAATGCGTTGGGCTCCGACGCCGCGCTCGTGGGACGAAAGCTGCTGTCTGTCATCGCCGGGCATTCAGTGCCGCTGGGCGGCGGCTGGATGACACGCCCGGACATGACGCAGCCGACGGAGACGCTCAGCGGTGCCGTGATGATGACGCCTGCTGGCAGGGTGTTCCGGCTCGACATCGTGACGGTCGACATCGCGCAACCGAGCGGCGCAGAGGGCTGGTTGGCGGTGCTGCACGAGTTGACCGAAGAGTATCGCCGTCGCGAACAGCATGACCAGTGGCTCGGCTTTCTGTCGCACGATTTGCGCAGCCCGCAGACCACCATCCTCAGCATGCTCACGCTGGAAGAAGCGCGTCGTGCCATCGACGTTGACCTAGACCCGAGCGCACCCGCGCTGCGCAGCCGAATCCGCGCCGAAGCCGAGCGCACGATTCGACTGGCCGACGACCTCATCGACCTCACCACCGCACAGTCGGGCCGCTATCGGTATGCCCCTGTCGAACTGGGCAACCTGTTGCTCGACGCGATGGATCAGGTCTATGCGCAGGCGCAACTGCGCGGCGTCACGCTGACGGAGCGGTTTCGGGAAGGGCAATGCTTCGTGCTGGCAGACGGGAGCCTGCTGACGCGTGCCGTGGTCAACCTGCTAGGCAACGCCATCCGGCACAGCCGACAGGGCCAGTCGGTCACGATGTGCCTGGAGTTCGACGCCGACAAGCGCGAGGCTGTGTGTACCGTGGTGGACGAGGGCGACGGGATGGACGAAAGCCAACGTCGATCGCTTTTTGCGAACGAAGCACTCGCTTCGCCCAGTGCGGGCGTGCTTCCCGCTGCGCCGGAGATCGTGCGGCGCAGGGGCATCGGCTTGCTGATCGTGCAGGCGGTGATACGGCAGCATCGCGGCTGGTTGGAGGTCGACAGTGCACCGGGCCTCGGCAGCACGTTCTGGTTCGGCCTGCCGATTGCCGATACCGCGGACATTGCCGTCGACGACGACGAGGAAGAAGAAGATGACCATCGAGATGGGCAAGACCAGAAGAGAAAAAAGGTCGACATCGCCTGA
- a CDS encoding helix-turn-helix domain-containing protein: MRYAIYGGPNGLNRLIARSLTRIPGCEPQVFMSGLLLQQALAAGPKIDSVLLTGPGTDLEVPALVQWLQTRPADRVPRLVAWEHENAAIDEQAVDVQLNNVTLSEWAPAAREKKVSRAPVQIERTPAAISSTSGEAPQRVFGRYVFREPLGGMLLDCQFIPLPGKLYKLAWFLFQHMNQVVSREDLYRQIWGDGSSTASRSLDTHIARLRTKLQLGPGNPYVLSAMYGQGYALKEEKPD; encoded by the coding sequence ATGCGCTATGCGATCTACGGCGGACCGAACGGGCTGAATCGGCTGATCGCGCGCTCGCTCACCCGCATACCGGGGTGTGAACCCCAGGTGTTCATGAGCGGGTTGTTGCTACAGCAAGCATTGGCCGCCGGGCCGAAGATCGACTCGGTGCTGTTGACAGGCCCGGGCACCGATCTCGAAGTGCCCGCGCTGGTTCAATGGCTGCAGACGCGACCAGCCGACCGCGTGCCACGACTGGTCGCCTGGGAGCATGAGAATGCTGCGATCGACGAACAGGCAGTCGACGTTCAACTGAACAACGTCACGCTTTCCGAGTGGGCGCCGGCGGCACGCGAGAAGAAGGTCAGCAGGGCCCCCGTGCAGATCGAGCGCACACCGGCTGCAATATCGAGCACATCGGGCGAAGCGCCGCAACGGGTTTTCGGGCGCTATGTTTTTCGTGAACCGCTCGGCGGAATGCTGCTGGATTGTCAGTTCATTCCTCTGCCCGGAAAGCTTTACAAGTTGGCGTGGTTCCTGTTCCAACACATGAACCAGGTAGTCAGCAGAGAAGACCTCTATCGGCAGATCTGGGGCGACGGCAGCAGCACGGCTTCGCGTTCGCTGGACACGCACATTGCCCGCCTCCGCACGAAACTGCAGCTCGGGCCTGGCAACCCCTACGTGCTGTCGGCGATGTATGGTCAGGGCTACGCCTTGAAAGAAGAAAAACCGGACTGA